Proteins encoded within one genomic window of Streptomyces taklimakanensis:
- a CDS encoding aldo/keto reductase yields the protein MEQRVLGRTGREVSVVGLGTWQLGADWGRVREEDALAVLDAAVESGVTFFDTADVYGDGRSEQLIGRFLRERGDADVFVATKMGRRVEQRPEHYNLANFRAWTDRSRTNLGVETLDLVQLHCPPTPVYSSDEVFDALDTLVSEGRIAAYAVSVETCAEALEAIARPGVASVQIILNPFRLKPLQEVLPAAARAGVGIIARVPLASGLLSGRYTRETVFSSDDHRTFNRRGEAFDQGETFSGVDYETGLEAAAEFAELAPEGATPAQTALRWIVQQPGVTSVIPGARSPEQARANAAAAALEPLPEETLRAVEELYDRRIRAQVHHRW from the coding sequence ATGGAACAGCGAGTACTGGGCAGGACGGGCCGTGAGGTGTCCGTCGTGGGACTGGGCACCTGGCAGTTGGGTGCCGACTGGGGCCGGGTGCGCGAGGAGGACGCCCTGGCGGTGCTGGACGCGGCGGTGGAGTCGGGGGTGACGTTCTTCGACACCGCGGACGTGTACGGGGACGGCCGCAGCGAACAGTTGATCGGCCGGTTCCTGCGGGAGCGCGGGGACGCGGACGTGTTCGTGGCGACGAAGATGGGCCGCCGGGTGGAGCAGCGTCCCGAGCACTACAACCTGGCCAACTTCCGGGCGTGGACGGACCGCTCCCGCACCAACCTGGGCGTGGAGACGCTGGACCTGGTGCAGCTCCACTGCCCGCCGACGCCGGTGTACTCCTCGGACGAGGTGTTCGACGCGCTGGACACGCTGGTCTCCGAGGGGCGGATCGCGGCGTACGCGGTGAGCGTGGAGACCTGCGCGGAGGCGCTGGAGGCGATCGCGCGGCCGGGCGTGGCGAGCGTGCAGATCATCCTGAACCCGTTCCGGCTCAAGCCGCTCCAGGAGGTACTGCCGGCGGCGGCCAGGGCCGGGGTGGGGATCATCGCGCGGGTGCCGCTGGCGTCGGGCCTGCTGTCGGGCCGTTACACCCGCGAGACGGTGTTCTCGTCGGACGACCACCGCACCTTCAACCGGCGCGGTGAGGCGTTCGACCAGGGCGAGACGTTCTCGGGCGTGGACTACGAGACCGGTCTGGAGGCGGCGGCGGAGTTCGCCGAGCTGGCGCCCGAGGGGGCCACCCCGGCGCAGACGGCGCTGCGGTGGATCGTCCAGCAGCCGGGCGTGACATCGGTGATCCCCGGTGCGCGCAGCCCGGAGCAGGCGCGGGCGAACGCCGCGGCGGCGGCGCTGGAGCCGCTGCCGGAGGAGACGCTGCGCGCGGTGGAGGAGTTGTACGACCGGCGGATCCGGGCTCAGGTCCACCACCGCTGGTAG
- a CDS encoding DUF4352 domain-containing protein has protein sequence MPASAQQFRSARKRLIAAAAVAAFAVGGLTACGAEEPTVTKAPTGEADKGGDAGGAGGGEEKDAAEADAAEGNDGLLAAGDTATYSSGLKVTVSGASSYTPGEFAIGHTDGNKAHKITVTLENTGDEKIDISLITLSARAGENGVTAEEIFDDEVGSGFDGKLPPNKKATAEYAFDAPASAKNLDVEVDLLDFTTEPAQWSLTL, from the coding sequence ATGCCCGCGTCCGCCCAGCAGTTCCGCTCCGCCCGCAAGCGCCTGATCGCCGCCGCGGCCGTCGCCGCGTTCGCCGTGGGCGGCCTGACCGCCTGCGGGGCGGAGGAGCCCACCGTCACCAAGGCGCCGACCGGCGAGGCCGACAAGGGCGGCGACGCCGGGGGCGCCGGAGGCGGGGAGGAGAAGGACGCGGCCGAGGCGGACGCGGCCGAGGGGAACGACGGCCTCCTGGCCGCCGGTGACACCGCCACCTACAGCAGCGGCCTGAAGGTCACCGTCTCCGGGGCCTCGTCCTACACCCCGGGCGAGTTCGCCATCGGACACACCGACGGCAACAAGGCCCACAAGATCACCGTCACCTTGGAGAACACCGGTGACGAGAAGATCGACATCTCCCTGATCACGCTCTCCGCCCGCGCCGGCGAGAACGGCGTGACCGCCGAGGAGATCTTCGACGACGAGGTCGGCTCCGGCTTCGACGGCAAGCTCCCGCCGAACAAGAAGGCCACGGCCGAGTACGCCTTCGACGCCCCGGCCAGCGCGAAGAACCTCGACGTCGAGGTGGACCTGCTGGACTTCACCACCGAGCCCGCGCAGTGGAGCCTGACCCTCTGA
- a CDS encoding ATP-grasp domain-containing protein, with the protein MSQTNVFVIGLDEENLETLRAVPHAVDYHFHPLLSIEELQHGEIPVSDLLAKAEKELDAFDGSIDAIVGYWDFPVSTLVPILAERYGTRATSLESVVKCEHKYWSRLEQQKVVGEHPRFALLDPHGDPKPPEGLRFPMWLKPVKSYSSELAFGVKNEEEFAEAIAEIRKGISRLGRPFEFVMDRLDLPPEIAEAGGQACLAEESLSGVQAAVEGYVYDGEVTVYGVLDSIDYPDTPCFLRHQYPSALPGPVVQRLRDVSRRVIEQIGMDWATFSIEYFYDAANDEINLLEINPRHSQSHAELFEFVDGVPNHHCMLSLALGRDPELPYRRGPYEVAAKWYHRQFTDGLVRRAPTPEEVERVEREIPGVRVSVQAREGLRLSDLPGQDSYSFELAHIFVGADSEEEMREKYDRCVAMLPFEFAEE; encoded by the coding sequence GTGAGTCAGACGAACGTGTTCGTCATCGGATTGGACGAGGAGAACCTTGAGACGCTGCGCGCGGTGCCGCACGCGGTGGACTACCACTTCCACCCCCTGCTGAGCATCGAGGAGCTGCAGCACGGCGAGATCCCGGTGTCGGATCTGCTGGCCAAGGCCGAGAAGGAGCTGGACGCGTTCGACGGCAGCATCGACGCCATCGTCGGCTACTGGGACTTCCCCGTCAGCACGCTGGTGCCGATCCTGGCCGAGCGCTACGGGACGCGCGCCACCAGCCTGGAGTCGGTGGTCAAGTGCGAGCACAAGTACTGGAGCCGGCTGGAGCAGCAGAAGGTCGTCGGCGAACATCCGCGCTTCGCGCTGCTGGACCCGCACGGCGACCCGAAGCCGCCGGAGGGCCTGCGGTTCCCGATGTGGCTCAAGCCGGTGAAGTCCTACTCCTCCGAACTGGCGTTCGGGGTGAAGAACGAGGAGGAGTTCGCCGAGGCGATCGCCGAGATAAGGAAGGGCATCTCCCGGCTCGGCAGGCCCTTCGAGTTCGTCATGGACCGTCTCGACCTGCCGCCGGAGATCGCCGAGGCGGGCGGCCAGGCGTGCCTGGCCGAGGAGTCCCTGTCGGGGGTGCAGGCCGCCGTCGAGGGCTACGTGTACGACGGCGAGGTCACCGTCTACGGGGTGCTGGACTCGATCGACTACCCCGACACCCCCTGCTTCCTGCGCCACCAGTACCCCTCGGCGCTGCCCGGACCGGTGGTGCAGCGGCTGCGGGACGTCTCCAGGCGGGTGATCGAGCAGATCGGCATGGACTGGGCGACGTTCAGCATCGAGTACTTCTACGACGCCGCGAACGACGAGATCAACCTGCTGGAAATCAACCCGCGGCACTCGCAGTCGCACGCCGAGCTGTTCGAGTTCGTCGACGGCGTCCCCAACCACCACTGCATGCTCAGCCTGGCCCTGGGCCGGGACCCGGAGCTGCCCTACCGCCGCGGTCCCTACGAGGTGGCCGCCAAGTGGTACCACCGGCAGTTCACCGACGGCCTGGTGCGGCGGGCGCCCACCCCCGAGGAGGTCGAGCGCGTCGAGCGGGAGATCCCCGGCGTGCGGGTCTCGGTCCAGGCCCGCGAGGGACTGCGGCTGTCCGACCTGCCCGGCCAGGACAGCTACAGCTTCGAGTTGGCCCACATCTTCGTCGGCGCCGACAGCGAGGAGGAGATGCGCGAGAAGTACGACCGCTGCGTGGCCATGCTGCCGTTCGAGTTCGCTGAGGAGTGA
- the mfd gene encoding transcription-repair coupling factor: protein MSLTGLLDAVVRDPALAEAVRAAADGRRHEVDLVGPPAARPLAVAALARSAERPVLAVTATGREAEDLVAALRSFLPADAVVEYPSWETLPHERLSPRSDTVGRRLAVLRRLTHPSADDPSAGPVSVVVAPVRSVIQPQVKGLGDLEPVSLRPGLRADMDEVVAALAAAAYARVELVEKRGEFAVRGGILDVFPPTEEHPLRVEFWGDEVEEIRYFKVADQRSLEVAEHGLWAPPCRELLLTDEVRARAAELARAHPELDELLGKIAEGIAVEGMESLAPVLVDDMELLLDVLPAGSMAVVCDPERVRTRAADLVATSQEFLQASWAASAGGGQAPIDVGAASLWSLADVRDRARELGMMWWSVSPFAMDTADAEVDGDSLALGMRAPESYRGDTARALADTKGWLADGWRCVFLTEGHGPAARTVEVLGGEGIAARLVPELDEITPSVVHVSCGAVESGFVDPGLKLAVLTETDLTGQRAASRDLGRMPARRRKTIDPLTLQPGDYIVHEQHGVGRYVEMVQRTVQGATREYLVVEYAPAKRGQPGDRLFVPTDQLEQITKYVGGEQPALHRLGGADWTKTKARARKAVKEIAADLIKLYSARMAAPGHAFAPDTPWQRELEDAFPYAETPDQLTTIAEVKADMEKSVPMDRLVCGDVGYGKTEIAVRAAFKAVQDGKQVAVLVPTTLLVQQHFGTFSERYAQFPVKVRALSRFQTDAEAKAVLEGLRDGSVDVVIGTHRLFSSETKFKNLGLVIVDEEQRFGVEHKEQLKKLRANVDVLTMSATPIPRTLEMAVTGIREMSTITTPPEERHPVLTFVGPYEERQIGAAIRRELLREGQVFYIHNRVESIDRAAARLRQIVPEARIATAHGQMSETALERVVVDFWEKKFDVLVSTTIVESGIDISNANTLIVERGDTFGLSQLHQLRGRVGRGRERGYAYFLYPPEKPLTETAHERLATIAQHTEMGAGMYVAMKDLEIRGAGNLLGGEQSGHIAGVGFDLYVRMVGEAVADYRAALESGGEAVEEPPLEVKVELPVDAHVPHDYAPGERLRLQAYRSIASANSEEDIAAVREELTDRYGPLPEPVENLLLVAGLRMLARSFGVTDITLQGSNVRFAPVELRESQELRLKRLYPRSVVKAASNQVLVPRPTTARIGGKPVVGRELLAWAGEFLTTVLG from the coding sequence ATGAGTCTCACCGGTCTTCTTGATGCCGTCGTACGGGATCCCGCTCTGGCGGAGGCGGTGCGGGCCGCCGCCGACGGTCGTCGGCACGAGGTGGATCTGGTCGGGCCGCCGGCGGCGCGTCCGCTCGCGGTGGCGGCGTTGGCGCGGTCGGCGGAGCGTCCGGTGCTGGCGGTGACGGCGACGGGGCGTGAGGCGGAGGATCTGGTGGCGGCGCTGCGGTCGTTCCTGCCGGCCGACGCGGTGGTGGAGTACCCGTCGTGGGAGACGTTGCCGCACGAGCGGCTCTCGCCGCGTTCGGACACGGTGGGGCGTCGGTTGGCGGTGTTGCGGCGCCTGACGCATCCGAGTGCGGACGACCCTTCGGCGGGGCCGGTGAGCGTGGTGGTGGCTCCGGTGCGGTCGGTGATCCAGCCGCAGGTGAAGGGGCTGGGGGACCTGGAGCCGGTGAGTCTGCGCCCGGGGCTGCGGGCGGACATGGACGAGGTGGTGGCGGCACTGGCGGCGGCCGCGTACGCGCGGGTGGAGCTGGTGGAGAAGCGGGGGGAGTTCGCGGTCCGCGGCGGCATCCTGGACGTCTTCCCGCCGACGGAGGAGCATCCGCTGCGGGTGGAGTTCTGGGGCGACGAGGTGGAGGAGATCCGCTACTTCAAGGTCGCCGACCAGCGGTCCCTGGAGGTGGCCGAGCACGGTCTGTGGGCGCCGCCGTGCCGTGAGCTGTTGCTGACGGACGAGGTGCGGGCGCGTGCGGCCGAGCTGGCCCGGGCGCATCCGGAGCTGGACGAGCTGCTGGGGAAGATCGCCGAGGGGATCGCCGTGGAGGGCATGGAGTCCCTCGCTCCGGTCCTGGTGGACGACATGGAGTTGCTGCTGGACGTGCTGCCCGCGGGGAGCATGGCGGTGGTGTGCGATCCGGAGCGGGTGCGGACGCGGGCGGCGGATCTGGTGGCGACGTCGCAGGAGTTCCTCCAGGCGTCGTGGGCGGCGTCGGCCGGTGGCGGCCAGGCGCCGATCGATGTGGGCGCGGCGTCGCTGTGGTCGCTGGCGGACGTCCGGGACCGGGCGCGCGAGCTGGGGATGATGTGGTGGTCGGTGAGCCCGTTCGCCATGGACACGGCGGACGCGGAGGTGGACGGGGACTCGTTGGCGCTGGGGATGCGGGCTCCGGAGAGCTACCGGGGCGACACGGCCCGGGCGCTGGCGGACACCAAGGGGTGGCTGGCGGACGGCTGGCGGTGCGTGTTCCTGACCGAGGGGCACGGTCCGGCGGCCCGCACGGTGGAGGTGTTGGGCGGCGAGGGGATCGCGGCGCGGCTGGTGCCGGAGCTGGACGAGATCACGCCGTCGGTGGTGCACGTGTCGTGCGGGGCGGTCGAGAGCGGGTTCGTGGACCCGGGGCTGAAGCTGGCGGTGCTGACGGAGACGGATCTGACCGGTCAGCGGGCGGCGAGCCGGGACCTGGGGCGGATGCCGGCGCGGCGGCGGAAGACGATCGATCCGCTGACCCTGCAGCCGGGCGACTACATCGTGCACGAGCAGCACGGTGTGGGGCGGTACGTGGAGATGGTGCAGCGCACGGTGCAGGGCGCCACGCGCGAGTACCTGGTGGTGGAGTACGCGCCGGCGAAGCGGGGGCAGCCGGGCGACCGGTTGTTCGTGCCGACGGACCAGTTGGAGCAGATCACCAAGTACGTGGGCGGGGAGCAGCCCGCGCTGCACCGGCTGGGCGGCGCGGACTGGACGAAGACGAAGGCGCGGGCGAGGAAGGCGGTCAAGGAGATCGCCGCGGACCTGATCAAGCTGTACTCGGCGCGGATGGCGGCGCCGGGGCACGCGTTCGCGCCGGACACCCCCTGGCAGCGGGAGTTGGAGGACGCCTTCCCGTACGCGGAGACGCCCGACCAGTTGACCACGATCGCCGAGGTCAAGGCGGACATGGAGAAGTCGGTGCCGATGGACCGGCTGGTCTGCGGCGACGTCGGCTACGGCAAGACGGAGATCGCGGTGCGGGCGGCGTTCAAGGCGGTGCAGGACGGCAAGCAGGTGGCCGTGCTGGTGCCGACGACGCTGCTGGTGCAGCAGCACTTCGGGACGTTCTCGGAGCGGTACGCGCAGTTCCCGGTGAAGGTGCGGGCGCTGTCGCGGTTCCAGACGGACGCCGAGGCGAAGGCGGTGCTGGAGGGGTTGCGGGACGGCAGCGTGGACGTCGTCATCGGCACGCACCGGTTGTTCTCCTCGGAGACGAAGTTCAAGAACCTCGGCCTGGTGATCGTGGACGAGGAGCAGCGCTTCGGCGTGGAGCACAAGGAGCAGTTGAAGAAGCTGCGGGCGAACGTGGACGTGCTGACGATGTCGGCGACGCCGATCCCGCGGACGCTGGAGATGGCGGTCACCGGCATCCGGGAGATGTCGACGATCACCACGCCGCCGGAGGAGCGGCATCCGGTGCTGACGTTCGTCGGCCCGTACGAGGAGCGGCAGATCGGCGCGGCGATCCGGCGCGAGCTGCTCCGCGAGGGCCAGGTGTTCTACATCCACAACCGGGTGGAGTCGATCGACCGGGCGGCGGCGCGGCTGCGGCAGATCGTCCCGGAGGCGCGGATCGCCACGGCCCACGGCCAGATGTCGGAGACGGCGCTGGAGCGGGTGGTGGTGGACTTCTGGGAGAAGAAGTTCGACGTGCTGGTGTCGACGACGATCGTGGAGTCGGGCATCGACATCTCCAACGCCAACACGCTGATCGTGGAGCGGGGCGACACCTTCGGCCTCTCCCAGCTCCACCAGTTGCGCGGTCGGGTGGGACGCGGTCGGGAACGGGGTTACGCGTACTTCCTGTACCCGCCGGAGAAGCCGCTGACGGAGACGGCGCACGAGCGGTTGGCGACGATCGCGCAGCACACGGAGATGGGCGCCGGCATGTACGTGGCGATGAAGGACCTGGAGATCCGCGGTGCGGGCAACCTGCTGGGCGGGGAGCAGTCGGGGCACATCGCGGGCGTGGGCTTCGACCTGTACGTGCGGATGGTGGGCGAGGCGGTGGCCGACTACCGGGCCGCGCTGGAGTCCGGCGGCGAGGCGGTGGAGGAGCCGCCGCTGGAGGTGAAGGTGGAGCTTCCGGTGGACGCCCACGTGCCGCACGACTACGCGCCGGGGGAGCGGCTGCGGTTGCAGGCGTACCGGTCGATCGCGTCGGCGAACTCGGAGGAGGACATCGCGGCGGTCCGCGAGGAGCTCACCGACCGTTACGGGCCGCTGCCGGAGCCGGTGGAGAACCTGCTGCTGGTGGCGGGACTGCGGATGCTGGCCCGGTCGTTCGGTGTGACCGACATCACGTTGCAGGGGTCGAACGTCCGGTTCGCCCCGGTGGAGCTGCGGGAGTCGCAGGAGCTGCGGCTGAAGCGGCTGTACCCGCGGTCGGTGGTCAAGGCCGCGTCGAACCAGGTGCTGGTGCCGCGTCCGACGACGGCCCGGATCGGCGGGAAGCCGGTGGTGGGGCGCGAACTGCTGGCGTGGGCGGGGGAGTTCCTCACCACGGTGCTGGGCTGA
- a CDS encoding CocE/NonD family hydrolase, which produces MRYTTSLPHAVKEEEYVRIPVSDGTHLAARIWRPVSSDTEPVPAVLEYIPYRRRDLTSVRDSVHHPYIAGHGYACVRVDIRGTGDSEGVLRDEYLEVEQTDAEDVLAWLAEQPWCDGRTGMMGISWGAFAALQVAARRPPSLGAIVISSFTDDRYADDMHYMGGCLLSDNLAEAGTMFAYGTCPPDPALVGERWRSMWLERLENTRPWVLEWLRHQRRDDYWRHASVCEDYSAVDVPVLASSGWADGYSNAVTRLLEHLDVPRKGLVGPWSHKYPHLGQPGPAVGYLQEVVRWWDHWLKGIDNGVMDGPMLRAWMQESVPPSTSYEERPGRWVGEPSWPSPHVEPVVRPLGRHRIGSPEEWEEGRAGEEELTVRSPLSVGQFAGKWASYNAPPDLPYDQREEDGGSLVFDTEPLTERVEILGAPTVELELSVSEPVAMVAARLSDVSPDGRATRVTYGLLNLTRSGDDGPEPLVPGRRYRATVQLNGVAQAFPAGHRIRLSLSTSYWPLAWPPPKPVLMTVYAPASTLTLPVRPTTESDEVDGAPFGEPEGTEPIRTTQATPPEQRWEVSRDLVDYQSALEIVKDGGTIHFEDIDLDVHRRAYERYAWTADDFTSARGESEWTMEFARGDWNTRTVTRTVLRCTEEEFVVNATLDGYEGENRVFSRTWNERLPRDLV; this is translated from the coding sequence GTGCGCTACACGACGAGCCTTCCGCACGCCGTGAAGGAGGAGGAGTACGTCCGGATCCCGGTCTCCGACGGGACCCACCTGGCGGCCCGGATCTGGCGTCCGGTCTCCTCCGACACCGAGCCGGTGCCCGCGGTGCTGGAGTACATCCCGTACCGCCGGCGCGACCTGACCTCGGTGCGCGACTCCGTCCACCACCCCTACATCGCCGGGCACGGCTACGCGTGCGTGCGCGTGGACATCCGCGGCACCGGCGACTCCGAGGGGGTGCTGCGCGACGAGTACCTGGAGGTGGAGCAGACCGACGCCGAGGACGTGCTGGCCTGGCTGGCCGAGCAGCCGTGGTGCGACGGGCGCACCGGGATGATGGGCATCTCCTGGGGCGCCTTCGCCGCGCTCCAGGTCGCCGCCCGCCGCCCGCCGAGCCTGGGGGCGATCGTCATCTCCTCCTTCACCGACGACCGGTACGCCGACGACATGCACTACATGGGCGGCTGCCTGCTGTCGGACAACCTGGCCGAGGCGGGGACGATGTTCGCCTACGGCACCTGTCCGCCCGACCCGGCGCTGGTGGGAGAGCGGTGGCGGTCGATGTGGCTGGAGCGGCTGGAGAACACCCGGCCGTGGGTCCTGGAGTGGCTGCGCCACCAGCGGCGCGACGACTACTGGCGGCACGCCTCGGTCTGCGAGGACTACTCGGCCGTCGACGTGCCGGTGCTGGCCTCCAGCGGCTGGGCCGACGGCTACTCCAACGCCGTCACGCGCCTGCTGGAGCACCTGGACGTGCCCCGCAAGGGGCTGGTGGGGCCCTGGTCGCACAAGTACCCGCACCTGGGGCAGCCGGGCCCGGCCGTCGGCTACCTCCAGGAGGTGGTGCGCTGGTGGGACCACTGGCTCAAGGGCATCGACAACGGCGTGATGGACGGGCCGATGCTGCGGGCGTGGATGCAGGAGAGCGTCCCGCCGTCCACCTCCTACGAGGAGCGCCCCGGCCGCTGGGTGGGCGAGCCCTCCTGGCCGTCGCCGCACGTCGAACCCGTGGTGCGCCCGCTGGGCCGGCACCGGATCGGCAGCCCGGAGGAGTGGGAGGAGGGCAGGGCCGGCGAGGAGGAGCTGACGGTGCGGTCGCCGCTGTCGGTCGGTCAGTTCGCCGGGAAGTGGGCCTCCTACAACGCTCCGCCGGACCTGCCGTACGACCAGCGCGAGGAGGACGGCGGCTCCCTGGTCTTCGACACCGAACCGCTGACCGAGCGGGTGGAGATCCTGGGCGCTCCCACCGTGGAGCTGGAGCTGTCGGTGAGCGAGCCGGTGGCGATGGTGGCCGCCCGGCTGTCGGACGTGTCCCCGGACGGCCGCGCCACCCGCGTCACCTACGGGCTCCTCAACCTCACCCGGTCGGGGGACGACGGCCCCGAACCGCTGGTGCCGGGCCGTCGCTACCGGGCGACGGTGCAGCTCAACGGGGTGGCGCAGGCGTTCCCGGCCGGCCACCGCATCCGGCTGTCGCTGTCGACGTCGTACTGGCCGCTGGCCTGGCCGCCGCCGAAGCCGGTGCTGATGACCGTGTACGCGCCCGCCAGCACCCTGACGCTGCCGGTGCGGCCGACCACCGAGTCCGACGAGGTGGACGGGGCGCCGTTCGGCGAGCCGGAGGGCACCGAGCCGATCCGCACCACCCAGGCCACACCTCCCGAGCAGCGCTGGGAGGTCTCCCGTGACCTGGTCGACTACCAGTCGGCGCTGGAGATCGTCAAGGACGGCGGGACGATCCACTTCGAGGACATCGACCTGGACGTCCACCGGCGCGCCTACGAGCGCTACGCGTGGACGGCCGACGACTTCACCTCCGCGCGGGGCGAGTCGGAGTGGACCATGGAGTTCGCCCGCGGCGACTGGAACACTCGGACGGTGACCCGCACGGTGCTGCGGTGCACCGAGGAGGAGTTCGTGGTGAACGCCACGCTCGACGGCTACGAGGGCGAGAACCGGGTGTTCTCCCGCACCTGGAACGAGCGGCTCCCCCGCGACCTGGTCTGA
- a CDS encoding ABC transporter permease: MTVLRTSLRNVVAHKGRMLLSGVAVVLSVAFVCGTLVFTDTMNTTFDRLFSETAADVTVSSREAENDEVPDTGKPATVPASLVDELEGVEGVASVSGGAFSTSVTVVNEDDENVGSTTGAPTIASNWSDVDERSMEVTSGRLPRGEGEAVIDADTAEKHGLELGDELRTISALGDFRSEIVGVAAFRSTNPGATVVYFDTETVQTRLLGDSDAYTSVYVTAAEGVGDGELKRNVVAALGADGYKVQTQEEYAAESQEDLGAFLDVIKYALLGFAGIALLVGVFLIVNTFSMLVAQRTREIGLLRAIGSSRRQVNRSVLVEALLLGLLGSVLGVGAGVGLAVGLMELMGLVGMNLSTDDLTVRWTTPVVGVALGVVVTVLAAYLPARRAGRISPMAALRDDGLPAAGSRVGRVRSTVGAVLSLAGAGALVVAAGSGEASTGSAFLGLGVVLTLVGFVLVGPLLAAFLVRVLGAVVLRVFGPVGRMAERNALRNPRRTGATGAALMIGLALVASLSVVGASLVASASDELDRTVGADFIVQSDTYQPIVPEAVERLRSTEGVEHVTEYRMLEARLSPPDGGSVARAVTAASPTYASDLRVETVSGELADAYGRDAMSVPEDFADRHGVEVGDRIEVDFERGGTAALTVRAITAADTSVDQGAMYLSTATAERYVAEDRMPLNMIVFAKAEDGREDAAYAALKSELEPFPQYTVRNQADYKELLEDQVGQLLNMVYGLLALAIVVAILGVVNTLALSVVERTREIGLMRAIGLSRRQLRRMIRLESVVIALFGAVLGLGLGLGWGVAAQRLLALEGLKVLQVPWSTIAVVFVGAALVGLVAALVPAFRAGRMNVLNAIATE; encoded by the coding sequence ATGACCGTTCTGAGGACTTCGCTGCGCAATGTCGTGGCGCACAAGGGCCGCATGCTGCTGAGCGGTGTCGCGGTGGTGCTGTCGGTGGCGTTCGTGTGCGGAACGCTGGTCTTCACCGACACGATGAACACGACGTTCGACCGGCTGTTCTCGGAGACGGCGGCGGACGTGACGGTCTCCTCCCGGGAGGCGGAGAACGACGAGGTGCCGGACACGGGGAAGCCCGCGACGGTGCCGGCGTCGCTGGTGGACGAGCTGGAGGGGGTCGAGGGGGTCGCCTCGGTCTCCGGTGGCGCGTTCAGCACGAGCGTGACGGTGGTGAACGAGGACGACGAGAACGTGGGGTCCACCACCGGCGCCCCGACGATCGCGAGCAACTGGAGCGATGTCGACGAGCGGTCGATGGAGGTCACCTCGGGCCGGTTGCCGCGCGGCGAGGGTGAGGCGGTGATCGACGCGGACACGGCGGAGAAGCACGGCCTGGAGCTGGGCGATGAGCTGCGCACGATCTCGGCGCTGGGCGACTTCCGCTCCGAGATCGTGGGTGTGGCGGCGTTCCGGTCGACGAATCCGGGCGCGACGGTGGTGTACTTCGACACCGAGACGGTGCAGACGAGGTTGCTGGGGGATTCGGACGCGTACACGTCGGTGTACGTGACGGCGGCCGAGGGCGTCGGTGACGGGGAACTGAAGCGGAACGTCGTCGCCGCGTTGGGCGCGGACGGGTACAAGGTCCAGACGCAGGAGGAGTACGCGGCGGAGAGCCAGGAGGACCTGGGGGCGTTCCTGGACGTCATCAAGTACGCGCTGCTGGGCTTCGCGGGCATCGCGCTGCTGGTGGGCGTGTTCCTGATCGTCAACACGTTCTCGATGCTGGTGGCGCAGCGCACCCGGGAGATCGGCCTGTTGCGGGCGATCGGTTCGAGCCGCCGGCAGGTGAACCGGTCGGTGCTGGTCGAGGCGTTGTTGCTGGGTCTGCTGGGGTCGGTGCTGGGAGTGGGCGCCGGTGTGGGGCTGGCCGTCGGCCTGATGGAGCTGATGGGCCTGGTCGGCATGAACCTGAGCACGGACGACCTGACGGTGAGGTGGACCACGCCGGTGGTGGGCGTGGCACTGGGCGTCGTGGTGACGGTGCTGGCGGCGTACCTTCCGGCGCGTCGCGCGGGGCGGATCTCGCCGATGGCGGCGCTGCGGGACGACGGTCTGCCGGCGGCGGGGAGCCGGGTGGGCCGGGTCCGTTCGACCGTGGGCGCGGTGTTGTCGCTGGCCGGCGCGGGTGCGCTGGTGGTGGCGGCGGGTTCCGGGGAGGCGTCGACGGGGTCGGCGTTCCTGGGGCTGGGCGTGGTGCTGACGCTGGTGGGTTTCGTGCTGGTCGGTCCGCTGCTGGCGGCCTTCCTGGTGCGGGTGCTGGGCGCGGTGGTGCTGCGGGTGTTCGGTCCGGTGGGGCGGATGGCGGAGCGGAACGCGCTGCGCAATCCGCGCCGTACGGGGGCGACGGGTGCGGCGCTGATGATCGGGTTGGCGTTGGTGGCGTCGTTGTCGGTGGTGGGCGCGTCGCTGGTGGCGTCGGCGAGCGACGAGCTGGACCGGACGGTGGGGGCGGACTTCATCGTGCAGTCGGACACGTACCAGCCGATCGTGCCGGAGGCGGTGGAGCGGCTGCGGTCGACCGAGGGAGTCGAGCACGTCACGGAGTACCGGATGTTGGAGGCGCGGTTGTCGCCTCCGGACGGTGGGTCGGTGGCGCGGGCGGTGACGGCGGCCTCTCCGACGTACGCGAGTGACCTGCGGGTGGAGACGGTCTCCGGCGAGTTGGCCGACGCGTACGGGCGGGACGCGATGTCGGTGCCGGAGGACTTCGCGGACCGGCACGGTGTCGAGGTCGGTGACCGGATCGAGGTGGACTTCGAGCGTGGCGGTACGGCGGCGCTGACGGTCCGGGCGATCACGGCCGCGGACACGAGCGTGGATCAGGGCGCGATGTACCTGAGCACCGCGACGGCCGAGCGGTACGTGGCCGAGGACCGGATGCCGCTGAACATGATCGTGTTCGCGAAGGCGGAGGACGGTCGGGAGGACGCGGCGTACGCGGCGTTGAAGAGCGAGCTGGAGCCGTTCCCGCAGTACACGGTCCGCAATCAGGCGGATTACAAGGAGTTGCTGGAGGACCAGGTGGGGCAGTTGCTCAACATGGTCTACGGGCTGCTGGCGCTGGCGATCGTGGTGGCGATCCTGGGGGTGGTGAACACGTTGGCGCTGTCGGTGGTGGAGCGGACGCGCGAGATCGGCCTGATGCGGGCGATCGGCCTGTCGCGACGGCAGCTGCGGCGGATGATCCGGCTGGAGTCGGTGGTGATCGCGCTGTTCGGCGCGGTGCTGGGGCTGGGTCTGGGCCTGGGCTGGGGTGTGGCGGCGCAGCGGCTGCTGGCCCTGGAGGGGCTCAAGGTCCTCCAGGTGCCGTGGTCGACGATCGCGGTGGTGTTCGTGGGGGCCGCGCTGGTGGGGTTGGTGGCGGCGCTGGTGCCGGCGTTCCGGGCCGGGCGGATGAACGTGTTGAACGCGATCGCGACGGAGTAG